A single region of the Leclercia sp. AS011 genome encodes:
- a CDS encoding ABC transporter ATP-binding protein, protein MSITAENITWKVGKKVIVDNVSLAVSQGQTVGLLGPNGSGKSSLLRILAGLRRPHSGTVAVDGKSINDIPKKQLARRVAFVEQHGMTDANMRVRDVVKLGRIPHHSPFSGWTAQDDETVTQALKTVDMLHNSDQGWLSLSGGERQRVHIARALAQMPTEILLDEPTNHLDIHHQMQLMQLISQLPVTSIVAIHDLNHASMFCDALIVMQKGRVVASGTPQEILTEELLWEIFRVKTRIERSPDHGKKHIHFLV, encoded by the coding sequence ATGAGCATTACTGCTGAGAATATCACCTGGAAGGTGGGTAAAAAGGTCATCGTCGACAATGTCTCTCTGGCAGTATCCCAGGGGCAGACCGTCGGCCTGCTGGGGCCGAACGGCTCTGGCAAATCGTCGCTGCTGCGGATCCTCGCCGGGTTGCGTCGCCCGCACAGCGGCACCGTCGCGGTGGACGGCAAAAGCATTAACGACATCCCGAAAAAGCAGCTCGCCCGTCGGGTGGCCTTTGTCGAACAGCACGGCATGACCGACGCCAATATGCGCGTGCGTGACGTGGTAAAGCTGGGGCGGATCCCGCACCACTCCCCGTTCTCCGGCTGGACGGCGCAGGATGACGAAACGGTAACCCAGGCGCTGAAGACGGTGGATATGCTGCATAACAGCGATCAGGGCTGGCTGAGCCTCTCCGGCGGGGAACGCCAGCGGGTGCACATTGCCCGGGCGCTGGCGCAGATGCCGACCGAGATCCTGCTGGATGAGCCCACCAACCACCTGGACATTCACCATCAGATGCAGCTGATGCAGTTGATTAGCCAGCTGCCGGTCACCAGCATTGTCGCCATTCACGATCTTAACCACGCCTCAATGTTCTGTGATGCGCTGATTGTGATGCAGAAAGGACGCGTGGTCGCCAGCGGTACGCCGCAGGAGATCCTGACCGAAGAGCTGCTCTGGGAGATATTCCGGGTAAAAACCCGCATCGAACGCTCCCCGGATCATGGCAAAAAACATATCCACTTCCTCGTCTGA
- a CDS encoding SymE family type I addiction module toxin: MSDMCISRPNRRLTVGYYRKRHEDRKTKIPTRYSVHAALSLKGDWLEEAGFKTHSRVRVLVEQGKLVIELEAEDAS, translated from the coding sequence ATGTCGGATATGTGTATTTCCAGACCCAACCGCCGTCTCACCGTGGGCTATTACAGAAAGCGTCACGAGGATCGTAAAACCAAGATCCCGACGCGCTACAGCGTACATGCCGCCCTGAGTTTAAAAGGCGACTGGCTGGAAGAGGCCGGTTTTAAAACCCATTCCCGGGTGCGGGTGCTGGTCGAACAGGGGAAATTAGTGATCGAACTGGAGGCGGAAGATGCCTCGTAA
- the ascF gene encoding PTS cellobiose/arbutin/salicin transporter subunit IIBC yields MAKNYAALAHAVVSALGGKENIVAVTHCMTRLRFVAKDESLIDSAALKNISGVLGVVRNDNQCQVIIGNTVSQAYREVVSLLPADMQPAAPQGPQKLTLKRIGAGILDALIGTMSPLIPAIIGGSMVKLLAMILEMTGVLTKGEPTLTILTVIGDGAFFFLPLMVAASAAVKFKTNMSLAIAIAGVLVHPSFIELMAKAAQGEQVEFAFIPVTAVKYTYTVIPALVMTWCLSYIERWVDRITPAVTKNFLKPMLIVLIAAPLAIVLIGPLGIWIGSAISALVYTIHGYLGWLSVAIMGALWPLLVMTGMHRVFTPTIIQTIAETGKEGMVMPSEIGANLSLGGSSLAVAWKTKNPELRQTALAAAASAIMAGISEPALYGVAVRLKRPLIASLISGFICGAVAGIAGLASHSMAAPGLFTSVQFFDPANPMSIVWVFGVMALAVVLSFVLTLILGFEDIPVEEEAEKARALQTAPVQAKAAQA; encoded by the coding sequence ATGGCCAAAAATTATGCTGCGCTGGCGCATGCCGTTGTCAGCGCGCTCGGCGGCAAAGAGAACATCGTCGCCGTTACCCACTGCATGACCCGTCTGCGCTTTGTGGCGAAAGACGAGAGCCTGATCGACAGCGCTGCGCTTAAGAACATCAGCGGCGTGCTGGGGGTAGTGCGCAACGACAACCAGTGCCAGGTGATCATCGGCAATACCGTGTCCCAGGCCTACCGCGAGGTGGTCAGCCTGCTGCCTGCTGATATGCAGCCTGCCGCGCCTCAGGGGCCGCAAAAGCTCACCCTGAAACGCATTGGCGCGGGGATCCTCGACGCGCTGATCGGCACTATGTCCCCGCTGATCCCGGCGATCATCGGCGGGTCGATGGTCAAACTGCTGGCGATGATCCTCGAGATGACCGGCGTGCTGACCAAAGGCGAGCCGACCCTGACCATTCTGACGGTGATCGGCGACGGGGCGTTCTTCTTCCTGCCGCTGATGGTGGCGGCCTCCGCCGCAGTGAAGTTCAAAACCAATATGTCGCTGGCGATCGCTATTGCAGGCGTGCTGGTGCACCCAAGCTTTATCGAGCTGATGGCGAAAGCCGCGCAGGGCGAGCAAGTTGAGTTTGCCTTCATTCCAGTGACGGCGGTGAAATACACCTACACGGTGATCCCGGCGCTGGTGATGACCTGGTGCCTGTCGTACATCGAACGCTGGGTGGATCGCATTACCCCGGCGGTCACCAAAAACTTCCTGAAGCCAATGCTGATCGTGCTGATTGCCGCCCCGCTCGCCATCGTCCTGATTGGGCCGCTGGGGATCTGGATCGGTAGCGCCATCTCCGCGCTGGTTTACACTATTCACGGCTATCTGGGCTGGCTCTCCGTCGCCATCATGGGCGCGCTGTGGCCGCTGCTGGTGATGACCGGGATGCACCGCGTCTTTACGCCGACCATCATTCAGACCATTGCCGAAACCGGCAAAGAGGGGATGGTGATGCCATCAGAGATCGGTGCCAACCTGTCACTCGGCGGTTCGTCGCTGGCGGTAGCATGGAAAACCAAAAACCCGGAACTGCGCCAGACGGCGCTGGCGGCGGCGGCCTCAGCCATCATGGCGGGGATCTCCGAACCGGCGCTGTACGGCGTCGCGGTTCGCCTGAAACGCCCGTTAATTGCCAGCCTGATCAGCGGCTTTATCTGCGGCGCGGTGGCCGGGATTGCCGGACTGGCCAGCCACTCGATGGCGGCACCGGGCCTGTTTACCAGCGTCCAGTTCTTCGACCCGGCTAACCCGATGTCTATCGTCTGGGTATTCGGGGTGATGGCCCTGGCCGTGGTGCTCTCTTTCGTGCTGACCCTGATCCTGGGCTTTGAAGATATCCCGGTAGAAGAGGAAGCGGAAAAAGCGCGCGCGCTGCAAACCGCACCGGTTCAGGCCAAAGCAGCACAAGCATAA
- a CDS encoding MDR family MFS transporter codes for MIRPATQLWPPVLLGSQFIFNIGFYAVVPFLAIFLRDDMLLSGGVIGLVLGLRTFSQQGMFIVGGALSDRYGARVIILCGCVVRVVGYLLLAFGDSLPVIIAGACLTGIGGALFSPSIEALLAKAGTRSEAQGKRSRAEWFALFAVCGELGAVLGPVAGALLTGLGFRQVALAGAAVFVVALIVLFFCLPAGSTKNQPLQIAPWWTTFRQPRFVAFIIAWSSWLLSYNQLYLALPVEIQRAGGSEKDLGPLFMLASGLVILFQLPLARFARRVGAVRILPVGFLLIAASFLSVALFAPSEPATGWLRLLPAACFVTLLTTGQMLLVPAGKDVVPWFASESTLGAHYGALATAGGCAVLAGNLLLGDLLDQALTPSVGASTPWLVLAVFPLCSALAMVVICRPMRRPRA; via the coding sequence ATGATTCGACCCGCCACGCAACTCTGGCCGCCCGTGTTACTGGGCAGCCAGTTTATTTTTAATATCGGTTTTTATGCCGTTGTCCCCTTCCTGGCGATCTTTTTACGCGACGATATGCTGCTCTCCGGTGGGGTTATCGGGCTGGTGCTCGGGCTGCGGACCTTCTCCCAGCAGGGGATGTTTATCGTTGGCGGCGCCCTCTCCGACCGCTACGGCGCACGGGTTATCATTCTTTGCGGCTGCGTGGTGCGGGTGGTGGGCTACCTGCTGCTGGCCTTTGGCGACAGCCTGCCCGTCATCATCGCCGGGGCCTGCCTCACCGGGATCGGCGGCGCGCTCTTCTCCCCCTCTATCGAAGCCTTGCTGGCAAAAGCCGGAACCCGCAGCGAGGCGCAGGGCAAACGCAGCCGCGCCGAGTGGTTTGCGCTGTTTGCGGTGTGCGGTGAGCTGGGTGCAGTGTTGGGCCCGGTAGCGGGCGCGCTGCTCACCGGGCTGGGTTTTCGCCAGGTGGCGCTGGCGGGTGCCGCGGTCTTCGTGGTGGCGTTGATTGTGCTGTTCTTCTGCCTGCCGGCCGGGTCGACAAAAAACCAGCCGCTGCAGATCGCGCCGTGGTGGACCACCTTTCGCCAGCCGCGGTTCGTGGCGTTCATCATCGCCTGGAGCAGCTGGCTGTTAAGCTATAACCAGCTCTATCTGGCGCTGCCGGTTGAGATCCAGCGTGCCGGAGGGAGCGAAAAAGATCTCGGTCCGCTGTTTATGCTGGCCTCGGGACTGGTGATCCTCTTTCAGCTGCCGCTGGCGCGCTTTGCCCGTCGGGTTGGCGCGGTGCGGATCCTGCCGGTGGGCTTTCTGTTGATTGCCGCGTCGTTCCTGAGCGTCGCGCTCTTCGCCCCTTCAGAACCGGCAACCGGCTGGCTGCGTCTGCTGCCTGCGGCCTGCTTTGTCACGCTGCTGACCACCGGGCAGATGCTGCTGGTGCCTGCGGGTAAAGATGTGGTGCCGTGGTTTGCGAGTGAATCGACCTTAGGCGCACACTACGGAGCCCTGGCCACCGCTGGCGGCTGTGCGGTGCTGGCGGGAAATCTGTTGTTGGGCGATCTGCTCGACCAGGCGCTGACGCCCTCCGTCGGGGCGAGCACTCCCTGGCTGGTGCTGGCGGTGTTCCCGCTGTGCAGTGCCCTCGCCATGGTCGTTATCTGCCGCCCGATGCGCAGGCCGCGTGCCTGA
- a CDS encoding FecCD family ABC transporter permease, producing the protein MTAVVQQTRQSWLLPASGFLAVVALLLVIAFGVSVGELSIPLQSVVYAITNKMGLTAEPLNRIYESVIWDFRLSRALVAACCGAGLAICGAVLQSLLKNALAEPYVLGVSAGASTGAVSVVVLGIGSGTVTLSAGAFAGAFTAFAFVALLTNGARGGSERTILAGVAASQLFNAITAWTVSTSASAQQARDVMFWLLGSFSGVRWPEFQLVLVVMLVGLAICLYYARALDAFTFGDDAAASLGIAVPWVRLILFIVTALMTATIVSMAGSIGFVGLVVPHMMRFFFGPLHRTLLIASALAGAILMVLADIASRLLIAPQSLPVGVVTALVGVPFFAVIIYRSRNK; encoded by the coding sequence ATGACCGCAGTGGTGCAACAGACCCGACAGAGCTGGCTGCTGCCCGCGTCGGGTTTCCTGGCGGTAGTGGCGTTGCTGCTGGTGATCGCCTTTGGCGTCAGCGTGGGGGAGCTGTCGATCCCCCTGCAGAGCGTGGTCTACGCCATTACCAATAAAATGGGTTTAACTGCGGAGCCGCTCAACCGCATCTACGAGAGCGTGATTTGGGACTTCCGCCTCAGCCGGGCGCTGGTGGCGGCCTGCTGCGGTGCGGGGCTGGCGATTTGCGGCGCGGTGCTGCAAAGCCTGCTGAAAAACGCCCTCGCCGAACCTTACGTGCTGGGCGTCTCTGCCGGAGCGTCGACCGGCGCGGTCTCGGTGGTGGTGCTGGGCATTGGCAGCGGCACCGTTACCCTCTCCGCCGGGGCCTTTGCCGGGGCCTTTACCGCCTTCGCCTTTGTGGCTCTGTTGACCAACGGAGCCCGCGGCGGCAGCGAGCGCACCATCCTCGCAGGCGTCGCCGCTTCGCAGCTGTTTAACGCCATCACCGCCTGGACCGTCAGCACCTCGGCCAGCGCCCAGCAGGCGCGCGACGTGATGTTCTGGCTGCTGGGCAGCTTTAGCGGCGTGAGATGGCCGGAATTCCAGCTGGTGCTGGTCGTGATGCTGGTGGGTCTGGCGATCTGTCTGTATTACGCCAGGGCACTGGATGCCTTCACCTTTGGCGACGATGCCGCCGCCTCGCTGGGGATCGCCGTCCCCTGGGTACGCCTGATCCTGTTTATCGTCACTGCATTAATGACCGCCACCATCGTCAGCATGGCGGGCTCCATCGGCTTTGTCGGCCTGGTGGTGCCGCACATGATGCGCTTCTTCTTCGGCCCGCTGCACCGCACGCTGCTTATCGCCAGTGCGCTGGCCGGGGCGATCCTGATGGTGCTGGCGGATATCGCCTCCCGCCTGCTGATCGCCCCGCAAAGCCTGCCGGTTGGCGTCGTCACCGCGCTGGTGGGTGTGCCGTTCTTTGCCGTGATTATCTACCGTTCAAGGAATAAGTGA
- a CDS encoding nitrous oxide-stimulated promoter family protein, translated as MSGKRIAREKETIRKMIALYEKQCPQASKAEGHYPALNAYADKRLDKCVFGEEKPACKQCPVHCYQPAKREEMKQVMRWAGPRMLWRHPILTIRHLIDDRRPVPALPEKYRPKK; from the coding sequence ATGTCAGGAAAACGGATCGCGCGCGAAAAAGAGACCATCCGCAAGATGATCGCGCTGTATGAAAAGCAGTGCCCGCAGGCATCAAAAGCCGAGGGGCACTACCCGGCGCTGAATGCGTACGCCGACAAGCGGCTGGACAAATGCGTGTTTGGCGAGGAAAAACCGGCCTGCAAGCAGTGCCCGGTTCACTGCTATCAGCCGGCTAAGCGGGAAGAGATGAAACAGGTGATGCGCTGGGCAGGGCCGCGGATGCTCTGGCGCCACCCGATTCTGACGATTCGCCATCTGATTGACGATCGCCGCCCGGTCCCGGCGCTGCCGGAAAAGTACCGTCCGAAAAAATGA
- a CDS encoding 6-phospho-beta-glucosidase has translation MSVFPQGFLWGGALAANQSEGAYREGGKGLTTVDMIPHGANRLAVKVGKEKRFSLRDDEFYPSHDAIDFYHRYKEDIALMAEMGFTVFRTSIAWSRLYPNGDEPLPNKEGIAFYRAVFEECKKYNIEPLVTLCHFDVPMHLVTEYGSWRNRKMVDFFARYARTCFEEFNGLVKYWLTFNEINIMLHSPFSGAGLVFEEGENEDQVKYQAAHHELVASALATKIAHEVNPENQVGCMLAGGNFYPYSCKPEDVWMALEKDRENLFFIDVQARGSYPAYSARVFREKGVVIVKDPGDDALLKNTVDFVSFSYYASRCASADMNAGNTSAANIVKSLRNPHIEVSEWGWGIDPLGLRITMNMMYDRYQKPLFLVENGLGAKDEIDSNGEINDDYRISYLREHIRAMGDAIEDGIPLIGYTSWGCIDLVAASTGEMSKRYGFIYVDRDDAGNGTLDRKRKKSFWWYKKVIASNGADLD, from the coding sequence ATGTCAGTTTTTCCACAAGGATTTTTATGGGGCGGCGCACTGGCCGCTAACCAGAGCGAAGGCGCATACCGCGAAGGCGGCAAGGGCCTGACCACCGTCGATATGATCCCCCACGGCGCCAACCGCCTGGCGGTAAAAGTCGGCAAGGAAAAACGCTTTTCGCTGCGTGATGACGAGTTCTATCCCAGCCACGACGCGATCGATTTTTACCATCGCTATAAAGAAGATATCGCCTTAATGGCCGAGATGGGCTTCACGGTATTCCGTACCTCGATTGCCTGGAGCCGTCTCTACCCGAATGGTGACGAGCCGCTGCCGAATAAAGAGGGGATTGCCTTCTACCGGGCGGTGTTCGAGGAGTGCAAAAAGTACAACATCGAGCCGCTGGTGACCCTGTGCCACTTCGACGTGCCGATGCACCTGGTGACCGAGTACGGCTCCTGGCGCAACCGCAAGATGGTCGACTTCTTCGCCCGCTACGCCCGCACCTGCTTTGAGGAGTTTAACGGGCTGGTGAAATACTGGCTGACCTTCAACGAAATCAACATCATGCTCCACAGCCCTTTCTCCGGGGCCGGGCTGGTGTTCGAGGAAGGTGAAAACGAAGATCAGGTGAAATACCAGGCCGCGCACCACGAGCTGGTGGCAAGCGCGCTGGCGACCAAAATCGCTCATGAGGTGAACCCGGAAAACCAGGTGGGCTGCATGCTGGCGGGGGGCAACTTCTACCCCTACTCCTGCAAACCGGAAGACGTGTGGATGGCGCTGGAGAAAGACCGGGAGAACCTGTTCTTTATCGACGTGCAGGCGCGCGGCAGCTATCCGGCCTACTCGGCCCGCGTGTTCCGCGAAAAAGGGGTGGTGATTGTCAAAGACCCGGGCGATGACGCGCTGCTGAAGAACACCGTCGATTTTGTGTCGTTCAGCTATTACGCCTCGCGCTGCGCCTCGGCGGACATGAACGCGGGCAACACCAGCGCCGCCAACATCGTGAAGTCCCTGCGCAACCCGCACATCGAGGTCAGCGAATGGGGCTGGGGCATCGACCCGCTGGGGCTGCGCATCACCATGAACATGATGTACGACCGCTACCAGAAGCCGCTGTTCCTGGTGGAGAACGGCCTGGGGGCGAAAGATGAGATTGATTCCAACGGCGAGATCAACGACGACTACCGCATCAGCTACCTGCGGGAGCATATCCGCGCCATGGGCGATGCGATTGAAGACGGTATCCCGCTGATCGGCTACACCAGCTGGGGCTGTATCGATCTGGTGGCCGCCTCAACCGGCGAGATGAGCAAGCGCTACGGCTTTATCTATGTCGATCGCGATGATGCCGGGAACGGCACTCTGGATCGCAAACGCAAAAAATCGTTCTGGTGGTATAAGAAAGTGATCGCCAGCAACGGTGCAGATTTAGATTAA
- a CDS encoding ABC transporter substrate-binding protein has protein sequence MKKVISALGLLIATAGSAFATTYPLTIENCGYKETFTKAPERVVALGQNTVEILLLLGLEDKVAASAFWPTKVLPQLAEQNKKVKTLTVEIPTLESILAQNPDFVPAQLPLLLGPESKVAKREDLATVGVNSYMSPGMCATKKDVGDMYGSRQKLWDMTFLYKEIEDFARIFNVEDRGQALIADFKKREADLRAEFSKNHKDLSFVFWFSSSSPSSDAYVGGKNSASGFIANVLGGHNAITSETEWPTVGWESIIAANPDVIVVSSLDRNRWALDNAEEKIKFLKSDPAVSQLDAVKKGHIVVMDGQAMNPTIRTVYGAEQIGEQLRKMGLN, from the coding sequence ATGAAAAAGGTCATCAGCGCATTAGGATTGCTGATCGCAACAGCCGGTTCCGCTTTTGCGACCACGTATCCTCTGACGATTGAGAATTGCGGATACAAAGAAACCTTCACCAAAGCGCCGGAGCGCGTCGTGGCGCTGGGACAAAACACCGTAGAGATTCTGCTGCTGTTAGGCCTTGAAGATAAGGTCGCGGCCAGCGCCTTCTGGCCGACCAAAGTGCTGCCGCAGCTGGCTGAACAGAACAAAAAAGTCAAAACGCTGACCGTGGAGATCCCGACCCTGGAATCCATTCTGGCGCAAAACCCGGACTTCGTTCCGGCGCAGCTGCCGCTGCTGCTGGGGCCAGAAAGCAAAGTCGCCAAACGCGAAGATCTGGCTACCGTGGGCGTCAACAGCTATATGTCACCGGGCATGTGCGCCACCAAAAAAGACGTTGGCGACATGTACGGCAGCCGCCAGAAGCTGTGGGACATGACCTTCCTCTATAAAGAGATCGAAGATTTCGCCAGAATCTTTAACGTTGAAGATCGCGGTCAGGCGCTGATTGCCGACTTCAAAAAACGCGAAGCCGACCTGCGCGCAGAATTCAGCAAAAACCACAAAGACCTGTCGTTTGTCTTCTGGTTCTCCAGCTCCTCCCCGTCTTCTGACGCCTACGTCGGCGGGAAAAACAGCGCCTCCGGCTTTATCGCCAACGTGCTGGGCGGCCACAACGCCATCACCTCCGAAACCGAATGGCCGACCGTGGGCTGGGAGAGCATTATCGCCGCCAACCCGGACGTGATCGTGGTCTCCAGTCTCGACCGCAACCGCTGGGCGCTGGATAACGCCGAAGAAAAAATCAAATTCCTGAAGAGCGATCCGGCCGTCAGCCAGCTCGACGCCGTTAAAAAAGGGCACATTGTGGTCATGGACGGCCAGGCGATGAACCCGACCATCCGCACTGTCTACGGCGCGGAACAGATTGGTGAGCAGCTCAGAAAGATGGGACTGAATTAA